The nucleotide sequence TCATCAATACGCAGCATGTCCCAGACTTCAGAAGCTCCTCCGGTGAAGTAGATGATCACGGTCGACTTATCTTTGGTCAGACTGTCCAGACCGGTCTCCATGGTGATGGTATCTTCTTCTCCGATCTTCCAGGCGACACGTTGTTTTGATTCATCAATGGCCCCCTGAAGCGGCAAAGTAATGTTCCCGTCTTTATTGAAATAGGTACCGGCGACCGCACCGTTTTTCCCCACAGCAAGCTGCACGGTAACATTGACCTCCGTTGTCCCCTGAGGAACGATGGCAAAGATCCCCACAGGCATCCACTCGGTCGCATCCTCCGGTGGTGGTACACTGTCTGCAATCTGATCAGCTTGAGACTCATAAGCGGACACAGGCGCCATCTGCACGCCATTATTATAAATGTAACCGTCATTGAGCGAGTAATCATATACAACCGGATTCAGGCTGTTATAACCGATCCACGCTGACAGACCACCGAACGTTGACCAGACCCAGGGACGATAACCGTAGCGGCGATAGTGGTAGTAAGGATAGTATCCATATCCGTAGCCCGAACCAAATCCATTTCCCAATGCATATCGTGATCGATATCCGGACCAGTAACCAGGTCGGTAATGATATCTGTTGTTACCATGTCGTGCGTGGTTTCCACTATTTCGATGCGCTCCTCCGGGTCGTAAGCCCGGCCCATGCGAAACATGATGATCCCGATCGCCATGGCGGCCTCCCCCTGGTCTCAACCCGGGACTACCAGAGTGACGGTCCCCAAATCCCTGATGATTTCGACTCGAACTGAAACCGGAACTTCTATTGGAGTGAGGACTTCCTATACTGTTGGATGTACCAGATCTGAACCGGCTGCTTCCCGGACTTAATCCCGGATTATTACCCCGCTGCGAAGAACCACTCTTGAACCGGTTGTGAGATCCACTATTGAAATGCGAAAATCCTGAACTGCCTCGCCCCCTGCTTCCAGGACTGAGGCCGGGATTACCGCTCCGACTTCCCTGGCGGGATGAGATGGAACCAGAACGTCTTGATGTACCAGACTGACTTCCTCTTGAGAAATCAAATGATTGACCGGGTTTCATTGCCGATCTGGAAGTGCGATTCGAGGAGGAATTCAACGATCGGGAAGGAGCACTCTGTCGCGGTGCAGTAGAACGGCGTTGAGAAAAAGAATGACTTCTTGAAGGAACCGAGCGTGAAGAACGGCCAGAACGCGAACTCCCTCTTGAAATACTGCCTCGGGAAGAACTCCCCCGTGACATTCCACTGTGATGACCACTGCTCCCGCGAGACATTCCTCCACGATGGCCACCGCCGCTGTGACCGCTACTTCCGCGTCCGCCGCCTCCGCCCCGTTGCGCAAAAATATCAGCCTGACTAAAAGCCAGTACTGCTAAAAATGCAAATATGACACCCGTTCGTTTTATGTAATTTATCATCGCTTACACCTGTTCGATCAAAATAACCGCAGCCTTCTGATCGATCTCATACACGAGCCTGCAGAGACTCAGCCGTTTGCTGATCCTGCTCGATCCCGTTTTTGTTAATAAAAACAATTCTGATTCTGATACAGAATTGTTAAATGAGTTTTTCACTCAGTGAGGTCCAGAACAGTCATCGAGAACACCTCATTTACTTTTACTGAAAGCAGGACGTATGTCCCGGCCACACCAAATGGCTCAGACTTCAATAAAAAGATTGAAGGTCATAACTCAAAGGACTGTAAGAACACCGTAAAAGATTGAGGCCCGTTCAATCACAAATCATCTATGAAGCACGTGAATCGAACTGAAATTGTCCTGCGATTGAGCCTGTAATTCGTGAGAGAGCTTTGTGGGCAGGTGAAAAAGAGACCAACACATTAAAAACCAGGTTTTTGATTCATAACTGCAGGATCAACAGATTGCGATCACCAGTCAGACATCAACGGCCTTGAACAGCTTGCCGAGTTCGCATGTACGATTCCTGTTCGTTTCAATATTCACGATAGGTCTGTTCTATCTGAAAGTCAATATATGACATTTTTCTCTGAGTCCTGAAATCCAAGAGTACCAGGCTGATCTGCTTACACGTGGCCCCATAAGTAATAAGGGCCTGCAAGGACGGAGCAAACTGAAAACTTTTTGGAATTTTCATAATTCCGGGGAATAAACCTGAGACAGTCAGCCTCTTATGTTTAACAGGGGGGCTTGTTTGAATAGTGAAAACCGGCCTGATTACAGGGTTTCTTTCAAAATATGACGGAATTAAACCCGATTTGTGAGATTCTCAGTCTGACAAATCAGATAACTAATCGAGAAATGGAGAACAGAGATGAAATTACTTTCGACACTCTTTACGTTGCTGGGACTGACATTATTCGCTGTTGGATGTGGTGATAAACCTGCCCCAACTCCCGAACCAGCACCTGCTGAAACACCAGCCGAAGATCCTGCAATGCCAGCAGATGACACTGCCGCACCAGCTGAAGATCCTGCTAAACCAGCCGCTGAAGAACCAAAGGCTGATGCGCCCAAGGCAGAAGAAAAGCCTGCAGATCCTAAGACTCCTTAATTGAGTCTGACTGCTACCTCGCGTAACAGTCGTAAATACAAAAAGCTCTCCCGAACAACGGGAGAGCTTTTTTTTCGAATCTTCGAAGTCATTTATCGATCTCATATGCTGAAACAGCAAATCAGGTCAATTGCTGTCAGACTGGATACGGGCCGCCGTCAGTGTATTCTTTAAGAGCATGGCAATCGTCATCGGGCCCACACCACCAGGAACGGGAGTGATCGCCGACGCAACCTCTTTGACTCCCTCAAAATCAACATCACCCACCAGCCTGTCGTCGACACGATTGATACCAACATCAATTACAATCGCTCCCGGCTTCACCATCTCAGCGGTCACAAACTCAGGTTTTCCAATCGCTGCAATAATAATATCTGCAGTTTTGACGATCTTGTTCAGATTCTGAGTCCGGCTGTGACAGATGGTCACCGTTGCATCTGCCCCCAGCCCCCGTTGAATCAGCAACATGGCCATGGGTTTCCCTACGATTTCACTACGCCCTAAAATCACAGCATGTTTTCCAGCTGTTTCCATTTTGGTAGAGAGAATCATCTGCTGTATTCCGTACGGAGTACAGGGCAGATAACGGGGGCGTCCCTGAACAATCAATCCCACGTTCTCCGGGTGAAAAGCATCTACATCTTTCAACGGATTGACCACATCCAGAATGGCTGTCTCTTTGATGTGTCCGGGCAAAGGCAGTTGGACGAGAATACCATGCACCCCGGGATCTGCATTCAGTGATTCAACAATCGAGATCAATTCGGCTTCAGATGTTTCAGCCGGTAAGCGTTTCAGTGTGCTCTGAATACCCGCTTTTTCGCACGCGCGCTGTTTATTGCGAACATAGACGGCACTGGCGGGATCGTCACCCACGAGGACAGCCGTCAGATGCGGGATAATATTTTTTTCATTTTTGAGCTGACTGACTTCTTCAGCAATCTGTCCGCGAAAAGTTGCGGCAAGTGCTTTTCCATCGATAATCTCTGCAGACACTCTAACGATTCCTTCAATATACGAGAAACTCCTGATCGTTTCACAAGATAACGCATCTAAAGGAAATCTAAAACCACCCCAAAAGAATTAATGTCACGTAAAGGCAAATCGCTGCATAAACCGCGGCAACATAATCATCAGACATGATTCCCCAGCCACCATGGATCCGATCGAAAAATCGAACCGGCCAAGGCTTCCAGATGTCAAACAGACGGAACCAGAGAAATCCGATTACAGACACCCAGAAGAACCGTAAATTGAGCTCCAGGTGGAAAGCAGGTAGCAAGACTACCGTGAATGCACCTATTTCATCAAAAACAATACATCCGGGGTCATCAATCCCCAGAAGTTTCGCCCCCTGATCACAGAAATAGACCCCCAGCAGAAAGATGACCACGGAAACCAATAAATAGACGGGCCACCCAGGATGAAACCACAGTAGACCTGCGACCAGCGGTGGTCCCAGTAGACTGCCAAAGGTACCAGGAGCACGAGGAATCCAGCCTATACCGAGTCCCGTGGCACATAAAAGAATTGATTGTTTCTTGATGTTTCTCATTTATGGTAAATATCTGGTCAGCAAATTCTCTGCTGCGAAGGACACGGAAAAGTCACTATTCAAGATTATGGAAGTCGTTTATACTTCATAAAAAGTACAACTCACCCTGCAGAGAATGAACAAAAAAACACCGTCACTTTTTCCAGGAATACCTGCTTCAATCCACGTAATGGACTGTTTCGATAGCCTGGATCGTACCTGTTATAACTCAGATTTTCCAATTGGATTCCAATAAAACCTACCTAGTCATTCAGAAAAGCTTCCGGTGAAGTGCGGCTCTGAATGTCGTTTTGACAAAATCAACCAGGATTGATCTTATGACATCCCAAGAAGGCCCCAAGCTT is from Gimesia maris and encodes:
- the folD gene encoding bifunctional methylenetetrahydrofolate dehydrogenase/methenyltetrahydrofolate cyclohydrolase FolD → MSAEIIDGKALAATFRGQIAEEVSQLKNEKNIIPHLTAVLVGDDPASAVYVRNKQRACEKAGIQSTLKRLPAETSEAELISIVESLNADPGVHGILVQLPLPGHIKETAILDVVNPLKDVDAFHPENVGLIVQGRPRYLPCTPYGIQQMILSTKMETAGKHAVILGRSEIVGKPMAMLLIQRGLGADATVTICHSRTQNLNKIVKTADIIIAAIGKPEFVTAEMVKPGAIVIDVGINRVDDRLVGDVDFEGVKEVASAITPVPGGVGPMTIAMLLKNTLTAARIQSDSN
- a CDS encoding phosphatidylglycerophosphatase A family protein, with product MRNIKKQSILLCATGLGIGWIPRAPGTFGSLLGPPLVAGLLWFHPGWPVYLLVSVVIFLLGVYFCDQGAKLLGIDDPGCIVFDEIGAFTVVLLPAFHLELNLRFFWVSVIGFLWFRLFDIWKPWPVRFFDRIHGGWGIMSDDYVAAVYAAICLYVTLILLGWF